A genomic window from Aethina tumida isolate Nest 87 chromosome 4, icAetTumi1.1, whole genome shotgun sequence includes:
- the LOC109601149 gene encoding ATP-binding cassette sub-family C member 4-like isoform X1: MRNAESVQRDRQKSTRYNANFLSVIFFGYAIPTYARGIRGTLEENEIPETLEYHKSSVLGDRFARIWSEELFNARLDHRRPSINKCVTRLLKGQIIKAGFTIFFMEIFIRLLQPFFIGLYVRYFLQTDDTPDPNSPTYLMRIVYYWGEQGPIQRDEAILFAFGLFFSNLCCVVITHPYYMYTLEMGMKLRVAACSLIYRKALRLSLTAMGKSANAINLMSNDVMRFDMFFMFLHYIWVGPLQVFFIVVFAYMEVGVAAFVGFSMLVVIVPLQSIFGRLLALLRFKIAAKTDARVKQMNEIIQSISVIKMYAWEFAFADLIHKLRKREIRSLCKTSVIRGLLMSFIMFTARTATFLTALGYVLMGNKIRADQVFIITTYYQLLRQTITVNFPNGLSALAEALVSLERIRVYILSEESQMGDPSVLDPEMVNYPRIRKPFHAIVHPEVVIDSGYAKYGDLICLEDINVVMKPGITAIVGPVGSGKTCILNLILGELLLYAGTLKIKGKVSYASQEPWLFAGTVRQNIVFGRKFDKIKYYQVVKACSLLRDFQLFPFGDQTIIGERGVSLSGGQRARVNLARSIYTDADIYLLDDPLSAVDTQVGKALVEDCFLGYLYGKVVVLVTHQLQYLEYAQNIIIMNEGEMEGQGTIEMLKYSGIEYTELMDQPVDQTGEDDNEIPELTLKVNNESSLKLRNVSTKSVDQLQGLLQKSLHTMESGYGISGKERGFKESRAEQEVAEMRSKGKISCGMYMKYFTAGANVPAVLLMFFMFLLAQAFGSGGDWFLSQWILVEEYIHQVTNDPKPLLGDYSSSEVINMYSVIIGLTFVVVIFRAMWFVGICMRASIRLHDLMFKSIVHSNMQFFYTNTSGRILNRFSKDMGCVDEFLPTALIDTFQINLNLVGAVIVLFFIDWTTIFPTIVLCCIFGSIRWAYLKTSTDIKRLEGTSRSPVFGHLNASLQGLATIRSTNSEKLLVEEFDALQDTHSSVWFMFLYTSRSFGMWLDVICTFYIGFITFSFVGWSRAEGSIVGLALTQCIGLSGLIQWGMRQSAELENQMTSVERVFEYIDIETEPSLTSTPSARPDPKWPQQGEIVYDNVSMSYKVGGHNVLSNLTLMVKPRQKIGIVGRTGAGKSSLISTLFRTVVYEGTLLIDNVDIKRIGLHDLRKKISIIPQEPVIFSGTLRYNLDPFKEYNDESIYNALVTVENKAALIKGIDCLKDIMSEGGTNLSVGQRQLVCLARAILRKNKILIMDEVTANVDPQTDKFIQQTIRTKFHYCTVLTIAHRLHTIIDYDRVLVLDAGHLIEYDHPYILLQRDGLFATMVKKTGPIMTDNLKKLAEQNYKLKQLKHSAADDDETVEKIKELKFQDDRSEYSDDEPE, translated from the exons AGGAGAATGAAATACCCGAAACATTAGAGTATCATAAATCATCTGTGTTAGGAGATAGATTTGCCAGAATATGGTCTGAAGAATTATTCAATGCACGTTTAGACCACAGGCGACCCAGCATAAACAAATGTGTAACGAGATTATTAAAAGGTCAAATTATAAAGGCAGGATTTACCATATTCTTTatggaaatttttataag ATTACTCCAGCCTTTCTTCATTGGTTTGTACgtcagatattttttacaaacggATGACACACC AGACCCAAACTCACCCACATATTTGATGAGAATAGTTTACTACTGGGGTGAACAGGGTCCTATACAAAGAGACGAGGCCATACTATTTGCATTCGgactatttttttcaaatttatgctGTGTTGTCATCACGCACCCTTACTACATGTACACACTTGAAATGGGAATGAAGCTAAGAGTGGCAGCATGTTCTTTGATCTACAGAAAA gcTTTGCGATTGTCGTTAACAGCAATGGGAAAATCCGCAAATGCAATTAATCTCATGTCAAACGATGTTATGCGATTCGACATGTTCTTCATGTTCCTACATTATATATGGGTAGGACCTTTGCAGGTGTTCTTTATAGTAGTATTTGCATACATGGAAGTTGGTGTAGCTGCATTTGTTGGATTCTCCATGTTAGTTGTTATAGTGCCTCTACAAA gtaTATTTGGTAGATTACTGGCGCTTTTAAGATTCAAAATAGCAGCTAAAACTGATGCCAGGGTTAAACAGATGAATGAAATTATACAATCAATAAGCGTGATCAAAATGTATGCTTGGGAATTCGCCTTTGCAGATCTTATACATAAACTGAGGAA ACGAGAAATACGATCCCTTTGCAAAACATCAGTTATCAGGGGTTTGTTAATGTCGTTTATCATGTTTACTGCCAGAACTGCTACATTTTTAACTGCACTTGGCTACGTTCTAATGGGCAACAAAATCCGAGCTGATCAAGTGTTCATAATTACAACCTATTATCAACTGCTACGTCAAACTATTACAGTGAACTTTCCCAATGGATTAAGTGcg CTAGCAGAGGCATTGGTTTCACTTGAACGTATCAGAGTTTACATCCTCTCCGAAGAATCTCAAATGGGAGATCCAAGCGTTTTAGATCCAGAAATGGTAAACTATCCAAGGATTAGAAAACCGTTTCATGCTATAGTCCATCCTGAGGTCGTTATCGATAGTGGTTACGCCAAATATGGAGATCTTATATGTCTGGAGGACATCAATGTCGTAATGAAGCCTGGAATAACGGCTATTGTGGGCCCTGTTGGGTCTGGAAAAACTTGCATATTAAACCTGATATTAGGCGAATTGTTATTATACGCAGGAACTCTTAAAATAAAGGGAAAAGTGTCTTATGCATCACAAGAGCCTTGGCTATTTGCCG GCACAGTAAGACAGAATATAGTGTTCGGCAGAAAATTCGACAAAATTAAGTACTACCAAGTAGTAAAGGCTTGCTCCTTACTTAGAGATTTTCAGTTGTTTCCGTTTGGTGACCAGACCATTATAGGTGAAAGAGGAGTATCTTTAAGTGGTGGTCAAAGGGCCAGGGTCAACTTAGCAAGATCAATTTACACTGATgctgatatttatttactggATGATCCACTTTCAGCAGTTGACACCCAGGTGGGAAAAGCCTTAGTAGAAGACTGCTTtcttg gGTACCTGTATGGTAAAGTGGTCGTTTTGGTCACCCATCAATTACAATACCTCGAATATGCccaaaacattataattatgaatgaaGGAGAAATGGAGGGACAAGGCACCATAGAGATGCTGAAATATAGTGGTATAGAATACACAGAGTTAATGGATCAACCAGTGGACCAAACAGGGGAGGATGACAACGAAATACCAGAACTGACGTTAAAAGTCAATAATGAATCGTCTTTGAAACTTAGAAATGTTAGTACCAAATCAGTAGATCAACTGCAGGGACTATTACAGAAAAGTTTGCACACAATGGAATCAGGATACGGCATCTCAGGAAAGGAAAGGGGCTTtaag GAAAGTCGAGCAGAGCAAGAAGTAGCAGAAATGAGATCTAAAGGAAAGATATCATGTGGAATgtacatgaaatattttacggCGGGGGCCAATGTACCTGCCGTTTTactaatgttttttatgtttctacTTGCTCAAGCTTTTGGAAGCGGTGGAGATTGGTTCCTGTCACAATG GATTTTGGTCGAAGAATATATACATCAAGTAACAAATGACCCGAAACCTTTATTAGGAGATTACTCATCAAGCGAAGTTATAAACATGTACTCAGTAATTATAGGCCTCACATTTGTGGTAGTAATTTTCAGAGCCATGTGGTTTGTTGGTATATGTATGAGAGCATCTATAAG acttcATGATCTAATGTTCAAGAGTATAGTTCATAGTAACATGCAGTTCTTCTATACAAATACATCTGGAAGAATATTGAATAGGTTTTCCAAAGATATGGGATGTGTTGATGAGTTTCTTCCTACAGCCCTTATTGATACATTTCAA attaatttaaatttggtggGCGCAGTTATTGTACTCTTCTTTATTGATTGGACAACGATTTTTCCCACAATAGTCTTGTGTTGCATTTTTGGAAGTATTCGTTGGGCTTACCTAAAGACTAGTACAGATATAAAAAGATTGGAAGGaacat CTAGAAGTCCAGTCTTTGGTCACCTTAATGCGTCTCTTCAAGGATTAGCCACAATCAGATCTACAAATAGTGAGAAATTGTTGGTAGAGGAATTCGATGCGTTGCAAGATACTCATTCAAGCGTCTGGTTTATGTTTCTGTACACATCTAGATCATTTGGAATGTGGTTGGACGTCATATGTACATTCTATATAGGATTTATTACGTTCTCTTTCGTTGGATGGTCAAGAG cTGAAGGAAGTATCGTTGGTTTGGCCTTAACGCAGTGCATAGGTTTAAGTGGTTTGATTCAGTGGGGAATGAGACAATCCGCTGAATTGGAGAATCAGATGACTTCAGTTGAAAGAGTTTTTGAGTACATAGATATAGAAACTGAACCTAGTCTTACATCT ACTCCAAGTGCTAGACCTGATCCAAAATGGCCACAGCAAGGTGAAATTGTCTATGATAATGTCTCAATGTCATATAAAGTAGGGGGACATAATGTATTATCCAATTTAACGCTAATGGTCAAACCCCGACAAAAG attgGTATTGTGGGTAGAACCGGAGCAGGCAAATCTTCGCTTATCTCAACATTATTTAGAACAGTAGTATATGAAGGAACTCTTTTAATAGATAATGTAGATATAAAAAGAATTGGGTTGCATGAtctcagaaaaaaaatatcaataattccTCAG GAGCCAGTGATATTTTCTGGTACACTGCGATATAATCTGGATCCATTTAAAGAATACAATGATGAATCGATTTACAACGCCCTTGTTACAGTGGAAAATAAAGCAGCCTTAATTAAAGGAATAG aTTGTCTCAAGGATATAATGAGTGAAGGTGGCACCAACTTAAGCGTTGGTCAACGACAACTCGTTTGTCTTGCAAGAGCTAtattgagaaaaaataaaatactcatAATGGATGAAGTCACAGCGAATGTAGATCCACaaactgataaatttatacaacagACGATAAGAACAAAATTCCATTATTGTACAGTTTTAACTATAGCTCATAGACTTCATACAATAATTGATTATGATAGA gTGTTGGTCTTAGATGCTGGTCACCTAATAGAGTATGATCATccttatatattattacaacgGGATGGATTATTTGCTACCATGGTGAAGAAAACTGGACCCATAATGAccgacaatttaaaaaaattagctgAACAA aactacaaattaaaacaattaaaacatagTGCCGCAGACGATGATGAGAcagtagaaaaaattaaagaactgAAATTTCAAGATGACAGATCAGAATACAGTGATGATGAACCAGAATGA
- the LOC109601149 gene encoding ATP-binding cassette subfamily C member 4-like isoform X2: MCNEIIKRSNYKGRIYHILYGNFYKPFFIGLYVRYFLQTDDTPDPNSPTYLMRIVYYWGEQGPIQRDEAILFAFGLFFSNLCCVVITHPYYMYTLEMGMKLRVAACSLIYRKALRLSLTAMGKSANAINLMSNDVMRFDMFFMFLHYIWVGPLQVFFIVVFAYMEVGVAAFVGFSMLVVIVPLQSIFGRLLALLRFKIAAKTDARVKQMNEIIQSISVIKMYAWEFAFADLIHKLRKREIRSLCKTSVIRGLLMSFIMFTARTATFLTALGYVLMGNKIRADQVFIITTYYQLLRQTITVNFPNGLSALAEALVSLERIRVYILSEESQMGDPSVLDPEMVNYPRIRKPFHAIVHPEVVIDSGYAKYGDLICLEDINVVMKPGITAIVGPVGSGKTCILNLILGELLLYAGTLKIKGKVSYASQEPWLFAGTVRQNIVFGRKFDKIKYYQVVKACSLLRDFQLFPFGDQTIIGERGVSLSGGQRARVNLARSIYTDADIYLLDDPLSAVDTQVGKALVEDCFLGYLYGKVVVLVTHQLQYLEYAQNIIIMNEGEMEGQGTIEMLKYSGIEYTELMDQPVDQTGEDDNEIPELTLKVNNESSLKLRNVSTKSVDQLQGLLQKSLHTMESGYGISGKERGFKESRAEQEVAEMRSKGKISCGMYMKYFTAGANVPAVLLMFFMFLLAQAFGSGGDWFLSQWILVEEYIHQVTNDPKPLLGDYSSSEVINMYSVIIGLTFVVVIFRAMWFVGICMRASIRLHDLMFKSIVHSNMQFFYTNTSGRILNRFSKDMGCVDEFLPTALIDTFQINLNLVGAVIVLFFIDWTTIFPTIVLCCIFGSIRWAYLKTSTDIKRLEGTSRSPVFGHLNASLQGLATIRSTNSEKLLVEEFDALQDTHSSVWFMFLYTSRSFGMWLDVICTFYIGFITFSFVGWSRAEGSIVGLALTQCIGLSGLIQWGMRQSAELENQMTSVERVFEYIDIETEPSLTSTPSARPDPKWPQQGEIVYDNVSMSYKVGGHNVLSNLTLMVKPRQKIGIVGRTGAGKSSLISTLFRTVVYEGTLLIDNVDIKRIGLHDLRKKISIIPQEPVIFSGTLRYNLDPFKEYNDESIYNALVTVENKAALIKGIDCLKDIMSEGGTNLSVGQRQLVCLARAILRKNKILIMDEVTANVDPQTDKFIQQTIRTKFHYCTVLTIAHRLHTIIDYDRVLVLDAGHLIEYDHPYILLQRDGLFATMVKKTGPIMTDNLKKLAEQNYKLKQLKHSAADDDETVEKIKELKFQDDRSEYSDDEPE; this comes from the exons ATGTGTAACGAGATTATTAAAAGGTCAAATTATAAAGGCAGGATTTACCATATTCTTTatggaaatttttataag CCTTTCTTCATTGGTTTGTACgtcagatattttttacaaacggATGACACACC AGACCCAAACTCACCCACATATTTGATGAGAATAGTTTACTACTGGGGTGAACAGGGTCCTATACAAAGAGACGAGGCCATACTATTTGCATTCGgactatttttttcaaatttatgctGTGTTGTCATCACGCACCCTTACTACATGTACACACTTGAAATGGGAATGAAGCTAAGAGTGGCAGCATGTTCTTTGATCTACAGAAAA gcTTTGCGATTGTCGTTAACAGCAATGGGAAAATCCGCAAATGCAATTAATCTCATGTCAAACGATGTTATGCGATTCGACATGTTCTTCATGTTCCTACATTATATATGGGTAGGACCTTTGCAGGTGTTCTTTATAGTAGTATTTGCATACATGGAAGTTGGTGTAGCTGCATTTGTTGGATTCTCCATGTTAGTTGTTATAGTGCCTCTACAAA gtaTATTTGGTAGATTACTGGCGCTTTTAAGATTCAAAATAGCAGCTAAAACTGATGCCAGGGTTAAACAGATGAATGAAATTATACAATCAATAAGCGTGATCAAAATGTATGCTTGGGAATTCGCCTTTGCAGATCTTATACATAAACTGAGGAA ACGAGAAATACGATCCCTTTGCAAAACATCAGTTATCAGGGGTTTGTTAATGTCGTTTATCATGTTTACTGCCAGAACTGCTACATTTTTAACTGCACTTGGCTACGTTCTAATGGGCAACAAAATCCGAGCTGATCAAGTGTTCATAATTACAACCTATTATCAACTGCTACGTCAAACTATTACAGTGAACTTTCCCAATGGATTAAGTGcg CTAGCAGAGGCATTGGTTTCACTTGAACGTATCAGAGTTTACATCCTCTCCGAAGAATCTCAAATGGGAGATCCAAGCGTTTTAGATCCAGAAATGGTAAACTATCCAAGGATTAGAAAACCGTTTCATGCTATAGTCCATCCTGAGGTCGTTATCGATAGTGGTTACGCCAAATATGGAGATCTTATATGTCTGGAGGACATCAATGTCGTAATGAAGCCTGGAATAACGGCTATTGTGGGCCCTGTTGGGTCTGGAAAAACTTGCATATTAAACCTGATATTAGGCGAATTGTTATTATACGCAGGAACTCTTAAAATAAAGGGAAAAGTGTCTTATGCATCACAAGAGCCTTGGCTATTTGCCG GCACAGTAAGACAGAATATAGTGTTCGGCAGAAAATTCGACAAAATTAAGTACTACCAAGTAGTAAAGGCTTGCTCCTTACTTAGAGATTTTCAGTTGTTTCCGTTTGGTGACCAGACCATTATAGGTGAAAGAGGAGTATCTTTAAGTGGTGGTCAAAGGGCCAGGGTCAACTTAGCAAGATCAATTTACACTGATgctgatatttatttactggATGATCCACTTTCAGCAGTTGACACCCAGGTGGGAAAAGCCTTAGTAGAAGACTGCTTtcttg gGTACCTGTATGGTAAAGTGGTCGTTTTGGTCACCCATCAATTACAATACCTCGAATATGCccaaaacattataattatgaatgaaGGAGAAATGGAGGGACAAGGCACCATAGAGATGCTGAAATATAGTGGTATAGAATACACAGAGTTAATGGATCAACCAGTGGACCAAACAGGGGAGGATGACAACGAAATACCAGAACTGACGTTAAAAGTCAATAATGAATCGTCTTTGAAACTTAGAAATGTTAGTACCAAATCAGTAGATCAACTGCAGGGACTATTACAGAAAAGTTTGCACACAATGGAATCAGGATACGGCATCTCAGGAAAGGAAAGGGGCTTtaag GAAAGTCGAGCAGAGCAAGAAGTAGCAGAAATGAGATCTAAAGGAAAGATATCATGTGGAATgtacatgaaatattttacggCGGGGGCCAATGTACCTGCCGTTTTactaatgttttttatgtttctacTTGCTCAAGCTTTTGGAAGCGGTGGAGATTGGTTCCTGTCACAATG GATTTTGGTCGAAGAATATATACATCAAGTAACAAATGACCCGAAACCTTTATTAGGAGATTACTCATCAAGCGAAGTTATAAACATGTACTCAGTAATTATAGGCCTCACATTTGTGGTAGTAATTTTCAGAGCCATGTGGTTTGTTGGTATATGTATGAGAGCATCTATAAG acttcATGATCTAATGTTCAAGAGTATAGTTCATAGTAACATGCAGTTCTTCTATACAAATACATCTGGAAGAATATTGAATAGGTTTTCCAAAGATATGGGATGTGTTGATGAGTTTCTTCCTACAGCCCTTATTGATACATTTCAA attaatttaaatttggtggGCGCAGTTATTGTACTCTTCTTTATTGATTGGACAACGATTTTTCCCACAATAGTCTTGTGTTGCATTTTTGGAAGTATTCGTTGGGCTTACCTAAAGACTAGTACAGATATAAAAAGATTGGAAGGaacat CTAGAAGTCCAGTCTTTGGTCACCTTAATGCGTCTCTTCAAGGATTAGCCACAATCAGATCTACAAATAGTGAGAAATTGTTGGTAGAGGAATTCGATGCGTTGCAAGATACTCATTCAAGCGTCTGGTTTATGTTTCTGTACACATCTAGATCATTTGGAATGTGGTTGGACGTCATATGTACATTCTATATAGGATTTATTACGTTCTCTTTCGTTGGATGGTCAAGAG cTGAAGGAAGTATCGTTGGTTTGGCCTTAACGCAGTGCATAGGTTTAAGTGGTTTGATTCAGTGGGGAATGAGACAATCCGCTGAATTGGAGAATCAGATGACTTCAGTTGAAAGAGTTTTTGAGTACATAGATATAGAAACTGAACCTAGTCTTACATCT ACTCCAAGTGCTAGACCTGATCCAAAATGGCCACAGCAAGGTGAAATTGTCTATGATAATGTCTCAATGTCATATAAAGTAGGGGGACATAATGTATTATCCAATTTAACGCTAATGGTCAAACCCCGACAAAAG attgGTATTGTGGGTAGAACCGGAGCAGGCAAATCTTCGCTTATCTCAACATTATTTAGAACAGTAGTATATGAAGGAACTCTTTTAATAGATAATGTAGATATAAAAAGAATTGGGTTGCATGAtctcagaaaaaaaatatcaataattccTCAG GAGCCAGTGATATTTTCTGGTACACTGCGATATAATCTGGATCCATTTAAAGAATACAATGATGAATCGATTTACAACGCCCTTGTTACAGTGGAAAATAAAGCAGCCTTAATTAAAGGAATAG aTTGTCTCAAGGATATAATGAGTGAAGGTGGCACCAACTTAAGCGTTGGTCAACGACAACTCGTTTGTCTTGCAAGAGCTAtattgagaaaaaataaaatactcatAATGGATGAAGTCACAGCGAATGTAGATCCACaaactgataaatttatacaacagACGATAAGAACAAAATTCCATTATTGTACAGTTTTAACTATAGCTCATAGACTTCATACAATAATTGATTATGATAGA gTGTTGGTCTTAGATGCTGGTCACCTAATAGAGTATGATCATccttatatattattacaacgGGATGGATTATTTGCTACCATGGTGAAGAAAACTGGACCCATAATGAccgacaatttaaaaaaattagctgAACAA aactacaaattaaaacaattaaaacatagTGCCGCAGACGATGATGAGAcagtagaaaaaattaaagaactgAAATTTCAAGATGACAGATCAGAATACAGTGATGATGAACCAGAATGA